A genomic region of Bernardetia sp. ABR2-2B contains the following coding sequences:
- a CDS encoding ATP-dependent Clp protease adaptor ClpS: MNQFLNSSSITNSDTDNLNYSLGFYANTETEVLEEVETKEEEGHRLIVFNDEVNTFDHVIDTLINVCEHSEAQAEQCTLIIHFKGKCSVKEGSWNDLVPMRNAICDRGISAEVD; encoded by the coding sequence ATGAATCAATTTTTAAACTCTTCTTCTATTACTAATTCTGATACAGATAATTTAAACTACTCGTTGGGTTTCTATGCAAACACCGAAACAGAAGTTTTAGAAGAAGTAGAAACCAAAGAAGAAGAAGGTCATCGTCTGATTGTTTTTAATGATGAAGTAAATACATTTGACCACGTTATCGATACTTTAATTAATGTTTGTGAGCATTCAGAAGCACAAGCCGAACAATGTACGCTTATTATCCACTTCAAAGGAAAATGTTCTGTGAAAGAAGGCTCTTGGAATGACCTTGTGCCGATGCGAAATGCAATTTGCGACCGTGGAATTTCGGCAGAAGTGGATTAA
- a CDS encoding class I SAM-dependent methyltransferase: MKEDKASSTAYTVLQGQLLSAINPAYKGLVSEETVIVGKQILNASTEGRKRLKQLNSKVTRFFAPLFEKILMPGITLHYVLRKQFIEDATCEGIKNGATQVVNLGAGFDTLAWRLHKKHPEVNFIEIDHPATNKQKAKALFDKSPTNLHLLPVDLSQEDTGRTLKNFPPFDSSRKTIFICEGVLMYLTESEVVSLFNTLKNVTNKPINFIFTCVEPVDSPNNNFGILLRIYLKFKSEPLKWLLEQKNMKAFLDKQNYEINDIAATNQLKKRYLKNIKHGELHHGEYLVFAVSK; encoded by the coding sequence ATGAAAGAAGATAAAGCTAGTTCCACTGCTTACACAGTGTTGCAAGGTCAACTTTTGAGTGCAATAAATCCAGCATACAAAGGATTAGTATCAGAAGAGACAGTAATTGTGGGTAAACAAATTTTGAATGCATCTACTGAGGGTAGAAAACGCTTGAAACAACTAAATAGCAAAGTAACAAGATTTTTTGCTCCATTATTTGAAAAGATATTAATGCCAGGTATAACTTTGCATTACGTTTTACGCAAACAATTTATTGAAGATGCTACATGTGAAGGAATAAAAAATGGTGCTACCCAAGTTGTAAACCTTGGAGCTGGTTTTGACACATTAGCATGGCGTTTACATAAAAAACACCCAGAAGTAAATTTTATAGAAATTGACCATCCAGCAACAAACAAACAAAAAGCAAAAGCTCTTTTTGATAAATCTCCTACTAACTTACATTTACTTCCTGTAGATTTAAGTCAAGAGGATACAGGTAGAACACTGAAAAACTTTCCACCTTTCGACTCAAGTCGTAAAACTATTTTTATTTGTGAAGGTGTATTAATGTATCTAACCGAGTCGGAAGTAGTTAGTTTATTTAATACATTAAAAAATGTAACAAACAAACCAATAAACTTTATTTTTACTTGCGTTGAACCAGTTGATAGCCCAAATAATAATTTTGGCATTCTACTTCGCATCTATCTTAAATTTAAGTCAGAACCATTAAAATGGTTGTTAGAACAAAAAAATATGAAAGCCTTTTTGGATAAACAAAATTATGAAATCAATGATATTGCTGCAACAAATCAGTTGAAAAAACGTTACCTAAAAAACATCAAACATGGGGAACTACATCACGGTGAATATCTAGTTTTCGCAGTATCGAAATAA
- the hisC gene encoding histidinol-phosphate transaminase, with product MNFDLQKLIRPNILTLKAYSSARDEYKKSDIEVTKIDENFEKPAPIFLDANENALGSPLSEMVQTDYNRYPDPHQRDLKTQLSKLKNIHENQIFVGNGSDEAIDLLFRIFCIPRKDNIIVCPPTYGMYSVSATINDIEIRKTLLTKDFQLDLKGIKKQIDENTKLIFVCSPNNPTGNLINKDDIKELCRFFDGIVVVDEAYIDFADNSKEASFINELDNFPNVVILQTLSKAWGMAGVRLGMAFSSAEIMEYYKRTKPPYNVNMLTQKIALKALGFSQKVEQAVQVLNYEREKLIGELRNESNEDGKFSFIEKVYQSDTNFILVKLKDTSKVEEIYNFLISQNEIVVRNRSKEPLCEGCLRITIGTPEENELLLATLRKYK from the coding sequence ATGAATTTTGATTTACAAAAACTTATCCGTCCTAATATTCTGACATTAAAAGCTTATTCTTCGGCAAGAGATGAGTACAAAAAAAGTGATATAGAAGTTACAAAAATAGATGAAAATTTTGAAAAACCTGCACCTATTTTTTTAGATGCTAATGAAAATGCGCTCGGTTCGCCACTTTCAGAAATGGTTCAGACAGATTATAATCGCTATCCAGACCCACACCAACGAGACCTAAAAACACAGCTTTCAAAGTTAAAAAATATACATGAAAATCAGATTTTTGTAGGTAATGGAAGTGATGAAGCTATTGATTTGCTTTTCAGAATTTTCTGTATTCCAAGAAAAGATAATATAATTGTTTGTCCTCCGACCTATGGAATGTATTCAGTTTCTGCGACAATAAATGACATAGAAATTAGAAAAACATTGCTCACTAAAGATTTTCAGTTAGACTTAAAAGGCATAAAAAAACAAATTGATGAGAACACAAAACTCATTTTCGTTTGTAGCCCAAATAATCCAACAGGAAATTTGATTAATAAAGATGATATAAAAGAATTATGTCGTTTTTTTGATGGAATTGTAGTCGTTGATGAAGCTTATATTGACTTTGCAGACAACTCAAAAGAGGCTAGTTTTATTAATGAGCTTGATAATTTTCCTAATGTTGTAATCTTACAAACGCTTTCTAAGGCGTGGGGAATGGCAGGTGTGCGTTTGGGAATGGCATTTTCTTCTGCTGAAATTATGGAATATTACAAACGAACAAAACCACCTTATAATGTAAATATGCTCACTCAAAAGATTGCCTTGAAAGCATTAGGATTTTCTCAAAAGGTAGAACAAGCAGTTCAAGTTTTGAATTATGAGCGTGAAAAATTGATTGGGGAACTTAGAAATGAAAGCAATGAAGATGGCAAATTTAGCTTTATAGAAAAGGTTTATCAGTCAGATACAAATTTTATTTTGGTAAAACTAAAAGACACTTCCAAAGTAGAAGAAATCTATAATTTTTTGATAAGCCAAAATGAAATTGTGGTCAGAAATCGCTCTAAAGAACCTTTATGTGAAGGTTGTTTGAGAATAACTATCGGAACGCCAGAAGAAAACGAACTACTTTTAGCTACTTTGAGAAAGTATAAATAG
- a CDS encoding TylF/MycF/NovP-related O-methyltransferase — MKSKLVSLTVKLLSSFSKITGINIERFFIHYIHSTNSVNRHILSSENNSLFYLSHLPDRYSDNFGQYQKQSNFLEYKDINKWIDGNYFNNSGDLGRFFFLNLCIESLLDEKIIGNVMEIGVYKGNSGFLLAKYARQVGTTCYLFDTYEGFDQRDIQGIDSNTNKESFKDTSLADVKRVVGEENTTYVKGYFPDSLEQVGELESFSIVHIDCDLEKPIAESLEYFYPRMVKGGFLIMHDYSSMYWAGAKKAIDAFFSDKPEYVIPIPDKSGTCVVRKI, encoded by the coding sequence ATGAAGTCAAAACTAGTATCTCTCACAGTCAAATTGCTATCTTCTTTTTCCAAAATTACAGGAATTAATATTGAACGCTTTTTTATTCATTATATCCATAGCACAAACTCAGTAAACAGACATATATTATCTAGTGAGAATAACAGTTTGTTTTATCTTTCCCATCTACCAGACAGGTATTCCGATAATTTTGGTCAGTATCAAAAGCAATCTAATTTTCTTGAATATAAAGATATTAATAAGTGGATAGATGGAAATTATTTTAATAATAGTGGAGATTTGGGAAGGTTTTTCTTTCTGAACCTCTGTATAGAATCTTTGCTTGATGAAAAGATTATTGGGAACGTAATGGAAATTGGTGTGTATAAAGGTAATTCGGGTTTTCTTTTGGCAAAATATGCACGTCAAGTAGGCACTACGTGTTATCTTTTTGATACGTATGAGGGATTTGACCAAAGAGATATTCAAGGAATTGATAGTAATACAAACAAAGAATCATTTAAAGATACCTCCCTGGCTGATGTTAAGAGAGTGGTAGGCGAAGAAAACACAACTTACGTAAAAGGATATTTTCCAGATAGTCTTGAGCAAGTCGGAGAGTTAGAATCATTTAGTATAGTACATATCGACTGTGATTTGGAAAAGCCCATAGCAGAATCATTAGAATACTTTTATCCTAGAATGGTCAAAGGAGGTTTTCTGATTATGCACGATTATTCAAGTATGTATTGGGCAGGTGCTAAAAAAGCTATCGATGCGTTTTTTTCAGACAAACCAGAATATGTCATTCCAATACCTGACAAATCGGGAACTTGTGTAGTCAGAAAGATATAG
- the dprA gene encoding DNA-processing protein DprA — MSDIRQFQVALSLLPYVGAKTAKLLISYCGSAEEVFTASSSKLIKIPNVGQKLIASIKENKTEALHKAEKQLTIAEKQDVKILIYTDKNYPKRLLRHEDSPYILYYKGNADLNAQKTVGIVGTRKATEYGKEMTQKIVRDLSKYNPLIVSGLAYGIDIFSHKASLECGLDTLGVMANGLDKIYPAVHKNTAFDMIDQGGLLTEECFGTTPDAPRFPQRNRVIAGLSDVLIVVEAAKKGGALITAHIANAYNCEVFAVPGNLDSVSSAGCNHLIRNHHAHIYTSVEDIEYILKWDLDEQNIPPIKKTNVQLTMEEQVIINKLEEAGGTMAIDNLSIKTQISLGNLAGQLLMMEMKGIVKALPGKQFKVIS; from the coding sequence ATGTCTGATATTCGTCAGTTTCAGGTAGCCTTATCTCTTTTGCCTTATGTGGGCGCAAAGACTGCCAAACTTTTGATTAGTTATTGTGGGTCTGCTGAAGAGGTTTTTACTGCTTCTTCTTCCAAATTGATAAAAATCCCAAATGTGGGGCAAAAACTAATTGCTTCTATAAAAGAAAACAAAACAGAAGCATTACATAAAGCTGAAAAGCAATTAACTATTGCAGAAAAACAAGATGTCAAGATTTTAATTTATACAGACAAGAATTATCCTAAACGTCTTCTTAGGCATGAAGATTCTCCTTATATTTTATACTACAAGGGCAATGCTGATTTGAATGCACAAAAAACGGTTGGTATAGTAGGAACACGTAAGGCAACTGAGTATGGCAAAGAAATGACACAAAAAATAGTAAGAGATTTGTCAAAATATAATCCATTAATAGTAAGTGGGTTAGCCTATGGGATTGATATTTTTTCACATAAAGCTAGTTTAGAGTGTGGTTTGGATACGCTTGGAGTTATGGCAAATGGTTTGGACAAAATCTATCCAGCCGTTCATAAAAACACGGCCTTTGATATGATTGACCAAGGAGGACTTCTTACTGAAGAATGCTTCGGAACTACGCCTGATGCACCTCGGTTTCCACAGCGTAACCGAGTAATTGCTGGTCTTTCAGATGTTTTGATTGTAGTAGAAGCTGCCAAAAAGGGAGGCGCACTCATTACGGCACATATTGCAAATGCTTATAATTGTGAAGTGTTTGCAGTACCTGGTAATTTGGATTCTGTAAGTTCGGCAGGTTGTAATCATCTTATCCGAAACCATCACGCTCATATTTATACTTCAGTAGAAGATATTGAATATATTTTGAAGTGGGATTTGGACGAGCAAAATATTCCACCTATCAAAAAAACAAATGTCCAACTGACTATGGAAGAACAAGTTATTATCAATAAGTTGGAAGAAGCAGGAGGGACAATGGCAATAGATAATCTTTCTATCAAAACTCAAATTTCTCTTGGTAATCTTGCAGGGCAATTACTGATGATGGAAATGAAAGGAATTGTGAAGGCCTTACCAGGAAAACAGTTTAAGGTAATTAGTTAG
- a CDS encoding cyclic nucleotide-binding domain-containing protein, which produces MLIKKTSVSIGIFWVEIPEANVFMLCGCPADAVKHLKKRGLVETIDKKIGKNIVSYESGPNCILLSEVLMQNGSFSNLIEFPAMQMLYLQGMVIPNHPNNTGIRPMIIGTEEQIDAQMKYFYRGNYGLINKEEYAAAGITGETAEQMMRIKLNFAFGKINPSDALLDKRIIEENEEDQKENKKTEIRNGVFIERKDFNIYEISYKNESIEVNLNLGAEDRYEAPYQLGYHYLNREYFAVVHSGEGDGWDINRPCMASIVIFQGKIYLIDAGPNILTSLNYLGISVNEIEGIFHTHAHDDHFAGLTTLIRTDRRFKYYATPLVRSAITKKLCALMSIEENNFGNFFDIQDLNFDEWNDVDGLEVMPLYSPHPVETNLFYFRAKWKDTYKTYGHLADVVSFDVFKKMTEREDDLKVSQEWYDKITQNYLIPSNLKKIDIGGGMIHGQAEDYRKDDSKKIVLAHTHKPLTFKEREIGSSAAFGMIDTLIPASHDYLFDFASKYLQFYFPSAPQHEVNYLLNHSVRHFNAGTILFKKGQESEYVYLLITGSVEFIDSARGNQHVLPAGSLIGFYSGYLGGKALETYRAASNITVIQIPLQSYHDFVDRNDLYSELKRVEKNILFLENTWLFGEVVSFPILTRIAKAMTQTTGQEVELSQKYILYLIAEGSVTLNRNGKKVETLQKGDFFGANDILNAENWEENTEKYSISISKDASLFAIAADLIQEIPVVYWKVIETYEKRFRRV; this is translated from the coding sequence ATGTTAATCAAAAAAACGTCTGTAAGTATCGGAATTTTTTGGGTAGAAATACCAGAAGCAAATGTATTTATGCTTTGTGGGTGTCCTGCTGATGCTGTCAAACATTTAAAAAAGCGTGGACTTGTAGAAACGATTGATAAAAAAATAGGTAAAAATATCGTTTCTTACGAATCAGGTCCTAACTGTATTTTACTTTCCGAAGTTTTGATGCAAAACGGTAGTTTTTCCAATTTGATAGAGTTTCCTGCTATGCAAATGCTCTACTTACAGGGAATGGTTATTCCGAATCATCCAAACAATACAGGAATCCGTCCAATGATTATTGGAACAGAAGAACAGATTGATGCACAGATGAAATATTTTTATCGTGGAAATTATGGTCTGATAAATAAAGAAGAATATGCAGCAGCAGGAATAACTGGCGAAACTGCCGAACAAATGATGCGTATAAAACTCAATTTTGCTTTTGGAAAAATAAATCCGTCTGATGCGCTTTTAGACAAACGTATTATTGAAGAAAACGAAGAAGATCAAAAAGAGAATAAGAAAACAGAAATTCGAAACGGCGTTTTTATCGAAAGGAAAGATTTTAATATTTATGAGATAAGTTATAAAAATGAGAGCATAGAGGTAAATCTAAACTTGGGTGCAGAAGACCGTTATGAAGCTCCGTATCAACTCGGTTACCATTATTTGAATAGAGAATATTTTGCTGTCGTACATTCTGGAGAGGGCGATGGTTGGGACATAAACCGTCCTTGTATGGCTAGTATTGTTATTTTTCAAGGAAAAATTTATTTAATTGATGCAGGGCCTAATATTCTGACAAGTCTGAATTATTTAGGAATTAGTGTCAATGAAATTGAGGGAATTTTTCATACCCACGCTCACGACGACCATTTTGCAGGACTTACAACCCTTATCCGAACCGACAGGCGTTTTAAATATTATGCTACGCCACTTGTTCGTTCTGCCATTACCAAAAAATTATGTGCTTTGATGTCTATTGAAGAAAATAATTTTGGTAATTTCTTCGATATTCAAGACCTCAATTTTGATGAGTGGAACGATGTCGATGGATTGGAAGTAATGCCGTTGTATTCTCCTCATCCTGTCGAAACGAATTTATTTTATTTTAGAGCAAAATGGAAAGACACCTATAAAACGTATGGACATTTAGCCGATGTAGTTTCTTTTGATGTCTTCAAAAAAATGACTGAAAGAGAAGATGATTTGAAAGTTTCGCAGGAATGGTACGACAAAATCACACAAAACTATCTCATTCCTTCTAACCTCAAAAAAATTGATATTGGTGGTGGAATGATTCACGGACAAGCCGAAGATTACCGAAAAGATGATTCGAAAAAAATCGTTTTGGCGCACACACACAAACCTCTCACTTTCAAAGAGCGTGAAATTGGTTCTTCGGCAGCCTTTGGAATGATTGATACGCTTATTCCTGCTAGTCATGATTATTTATTTGATTTTGCTAGTAAGTATTTGCAGTTTTATTTTCCTAGCGCACCTCAGCACGAAGTCAATTATTTGCTCAATCATTCGGTTAGGCATTTCAATGCAGGAACGATTTTATTCAAAAAAGGACAAGAAAGTGAGTACGTTTATTTGCTCATCACAGGTTCAGTAGAGTTTATAGATTCGGCACGAGGTAACCAGCACGTACTTCCAGCAGGTTCTCTAATAGGTTTTTATTCGGGGTATTTGGGTGGAAAAGCCCTTGAAACCTACCGAGCAGCGAGTAATATTACTGTTATTCAGATTCCTCTACAATCCTATCACGATTTTGTAGATAGAAATGATTTGTATAGCGAACTCAAACGAGTAGAAAAAAATATTTTGTTTTTAGAAAATACGTGGCTTTTTGGCGAGGTGGTTTCCTTTCCTATCCTGACACGCATAGCCAAAGCGATGACCCAAACCACAGGGCAAGAAGTAGAACTCTCTCAAAAATACATTCTCTACTTGATAGCAGAAGGCAGCGTAACACTAAATCGAAACGGCAAAAAAGTAGAAACCCTACAAAAAGGCGACTTTTTCGGTGCAAATGACATCTTAAATGCCGAAAACTGGGAAGAAAACACAGAAAAATACAGCATTTCTATTTCAAAAGACGCTTCTCTTTTTGCCATAGCAGCCGATTTGATACAAGAAATTCCTGTCGTCTATTGGAAGGTGATTGAAACTTATGAGAAGAGGTTTAGGAGGGTTTAG
- a CDS encoding ribonuclease HII gives MLSFYFSDFALEAGVDEVGRGCLAGSVVAAAVIFPKEYKNSFLNDSKKLSKKDRQELDIEIRENALSFAIAEASPAEIDKINILNASFLAMQRAIMQLNPIPEFLIIDGNRFKTDLKIPYECIIKGDSKYLSIAAASILAKNYRDDFMVKLAEKFPHYGWETNVGYPTKKHKLAIAEHGLTEFHRKTFNSSLQLDLRFQK, from the coding sequence ATGCTTTCTTTTTATTTTTCAGATTTTGCCTTAGAAGCTGGTGTAGATGAAGTTGGGCGTGGTTGTTTGGCTGGAAGTGTTGTCGCTGCTGCTGTTATTTTTCCAAAAGAGTACAAAAATTCATTTTTGAATGATTCGAAAAAATTATCCAAAAAAGATAGACAAGAGTTAGATATCGAAATACGAGAAAATGCACTTTCTTTTGCAATTGCAGAGGCTAGTCCTGCTGAAATTGATAAAATTAATATTTTGAATGCTTCATTTTTGGCGATGCAACGAGCTATTATGCAACTAAATCCTATTCCAGAATTTTTGATTATTGATGGAAATCGTTTCAAAACAGACCTCAAAATTCCTTACGAGTGTATCATAAAAGGAGATTCGAAATATTTGTCCATTGCAGCAGCTTCTATTTTAGCAAAGAATTATAGAGACGATTTTATGGTAAAGTTAGCTGAAAAATTTCCTCATTATGGTTGGGAAACAAATGTGGGTTATCCTACCAAAAAGCACAAACTAGCAATTGCAGAACACGGTCTAACAGAGTTTCATAGAAAAACGTTTAACAGCAGTCTGCAATTGGATTTGAGATTTCAGAAATAA
- a CDS encoding cyclic nucleotide-binding domain-containing protein has translation MPVQITLTNNPVHIDSLLKIRHKVFSEEESLFNPTPDGRVIDRFDAYNTTSNLVVLKGNEVVGGLRLNTDSQMGLPADDYYNFRSHLPEKYTLLSCSMFCVTEPYRNQHIALSLILMASYFGASRNVTHVIAPINPPIAKLLTRIGFKALTEETLKTPSGLEFLPVILDVKNLTDFFYNFTENNRLYNFLKSYTCFFYKKGEYIIRAGELGYSAFVIIEGEAEVINPDTGEILAVVTQGEVVGELALLTDDIRTADVVAKNDLRIMSMAKTEFIEHLTKNPEHAMQMLKSIGNRMKNTLNKGR, from the coding sequence ATGCCTGTTCAAATCACATTGACAAATAACCCTGTACATATAGATAGTTTACTAAAAATACGACATAAAGTATTTAGTGAAGAAGAAAGTTTATTTAATCCTACACCAGATGGAAGAGTGATTGATAGATTTGATGCATATAACACAACAAGCAATTTGGTTGTTTTGAAAGGGAATGAGGTTGTTGGTGGTTTGCGTCTTAATACAGACTCTCAAATGGGTCTTCCAGCCGATGACTATTATAATTTTCGTTCTCACTTGCCAGAAAAATATACATTGCTAAGTTGCAGTATGTTTTGTGTCACAGAGCCCTACAGAAATCAACATATTGCATTAAGTTTAATATTGATGGCTAGTTATTTTGGTGCATCTCGTAATGTAACCCATGTTATTGCACCTATAAATCCACCAATAGCAAAATTACTAACCCGAATTGGTTTTAAAGCTTTAACAGAAGAAACATTAAAAACTCCGAGTGGACTTGAGTTTTTACCCGTAATTCTAGATGTAAAAAATTTAACGGATTTTTTCTATAACTTCACTGAAAATAACAGGCTCTATAATTTTCTTAAATCTTATACTTGTTTTTTTTACAAAAAAGGTGAATATATAATTCGAGCTGGTGAGTTGGGGTATTCTGCTTTTGTGATTATCGAGGGTGAAGCAGAAGTAATAAATCCTGATACTGGTGAAATACTTGCTGTTGTTACACAAGGAGAAGTAGTTGGCGAATTAGCATTACTTACTGATGATATCAGAACTGCTGATGTGGTCGCAAAAAATGATTTGCGTATTATGTCAATGGCAAAAACTGAATTTATTGAACATCTGACAAAAAATCCTGAACATGCAATGCAAATGTTAAAAAGTATTGGAAATAGGATGAAAAATACATTGAATAAAGGTCGTTAG
- a CDS encoding TolC family protein, giving the protein MKTPFSTYLFLTILFFISFCSFSQNSQNQTKDKVFKTANSTLTLQEAITQSLKNNYGILIERKRIEQAQLNNSWGETGRYPTVNLLLQQNNTINNIDNPASFLSGNVINNSIQPAINVNWVIFNGFRTNIAKHRLEKLQEESEGNAEIIVQNAIQAVILGYYRVILEKERINVLKKVLNYSRDRNRYSDVQVDLGTATTAETLLTKTNFLTDSINLINQELVYRNAVRDLNVLMGEKEVEKTYEINEKLQAPATAYQFEDLEKQMLEANPDLNRLLISQAILHDATLLNQAAIIPQLSVSAGNSYNYNRQDLSQATFSGDRAAPTEPINATTTNYFLNFNLSFTLFNGGQLKRAVQRAKISENIGNLSIDQNKLTLSRDLARAFDLYNVRRQLLELSTESKKVSEQNLQILEERYNSGLINSFDYRQIQNTFQNAAFNELQAIYNLIDANTTLIRLTGGLTE; this is encoded by the coding sequence ATGAAAACTCCTTTTTCTACTTACTTATTTTTAACAATATTATTTTTTATATCGTTTTGCTCTTTTTCCCAAAATAGCCAAAATCAAACAAAAGATAAAGTCTTCAAGACTGCAAACTCTACGCTTACTCTTCAAGAAGCAATTACTCAAAGCCTAAAAAATAATTATGGTATTTTGATAGAAAGAAAGCGAATAGAACAAGCTCAACTGAATAATAGTTGGGGCGAAACTGGGCGTTATCCTACCGTAAATCTACTTTTACAACAAAACAACACCATCAATAATATTGATAATCCTGCCTCTTTTTTGTCTGGAAATGTCATCAATAATAGCATTCAACCTGCAATAAATGTAAACTGGGTAATTTTTAATGGATTCAGAACCAATATTGCAAAACATCGTTTAGAAAAATTGCAAGAAGAATCGGAAGGAAATGCAGAAATTATTGTTCAAAATGCTATTCAAGCTGTTATTTTAGGATATTATAGAGTAATTTTAGAAAAAGAACGCATTAATGTCCTCAAAAAAGTGTTAAATTATTCAAGAGATAGAAATCGCTATTCTGATGTTCAAGTAGATTTAGGAACTGCTACTACTGCCGAAACTTTGCTTACCAAAACGAATTTCTTGACGGATTCTATCAACCTTATTAATCAAGAATTAGTTTATCGTAATGCTGTGCGTGATTTGAATGTTTTGATGGGAGAAAAAGAGGTAGAAAAAACCTATGAAATAAACGAAAAACTACAAGCTCCTGCCACAGCGTATCAGTTTGAAGACTTAGAAAAACAAATGCTTGAAGCCAATCCAGACTTAAATCGTCTTTTGATTTCTCAAGCTATTCTTCACGATGCTACTTTATTAAATCAAGCTGCCATTATTCCACAGCTTTCTGTTTCGGCAGGAAATTCATACAATTATAACAGACAGGATTTGAGTCAAGCCACTTTTTCAGGCGACCGTGCAGCACCAACAGAACCCATAAACGCAACGACAACAAATTACTTTCTTAATTTTAATCTGTCTTTTACGCTCTTTAATGGAGGACAATTAAAACGAGCTGTTCAGAGAGCCAAAATTTCTGAAAATATAGGAAACCTTTCTATTGACCAAAACAAACTTACACTTTCAAGAGATTTGGCAAGAGCTTTTGATTTATATAATGTCAGAAGGCAGTTATTAGAGTTATCGACAGAGAGCAAGAAAGTCTCTGAACAAAATTTACAAATCTTAGAAGAGCGTTATAATTCTGGCTTGATAAATTCATTTGATTATCGTCAGATTCAGAATACGTTTCAAAATGCAGCTTTCAATGAGCTACAAGCAATTTATAATTTAATTGATGCAAATACGACTTTAATACGACTTACAGGAGGTTTGACAGAATAA